One region of Bosea sp. 29B genomic DNA includes:
- a CDS encoding BLUF domain-containing protein: protein MSLVRLVYASRSRLVEADRRVELARILETAQRLNAERHLTGFLMATPGGFAQILEGEAGSIAETYGRIMVDPRHGDLRLLAQDAVAHRQFAGWAMAFAERNETTAFIFSLYGISPNAEIFEQPLDVLLDLAAELASARA, encoded by the coding sequence GTGAGCCTCGTGCGCCTTGTTTATGCCAGCCGCAGCCGACTCGTCGAGGCGGATCGACGCGTCGAGCTCGCGCGCATTCTCGAGACGGCGCAACGGCTCAATGCCGAAAGGCATCTCACAGGTTTCCTGATGGCGACACCGGGCGGATTCGCCCAGATCCTCGAAGGCGAGGCCGGCTCTATCGCGGAAACCTATGGCCGGATCATGGTCGATCCGCGCCATGGCGATCTGCGTCTGCTGGCGCAGGATGCCGTTGCTCACCGGCAGTTCGCCGGCTGGGCGATGGCCTTCGCCGAGCGCAACGAGACGACCGCTTTCATCTTCAGTCTCTACGGCATCTCGCCGAATGCCGAAATCTTCGAACAGCCCCTGGACGTGCTGCTCGATCTCGCCGCCGAACTCGCCAGCGCCCGGGCCTAG
- a CDS encoding M20/M25/M40 family metallo-hydrolase: MASSDTLAAVFAHIEANRSAFLDRLLAYLRHPSISAENIGIAEVGALLVEMLTTIGLETNLVPTDGHPMVVARWQKAPGKPTVLLYGHYDVQPPDPLDKWLSPPFEPTIRDGRIYARGVGDNKGQHFAQILAIESHLAVHGTLPCNVILLLEGEEEIGSPNIAGFVQANKAMLAADLAVTADGPRHASGAAAIKFGSRGVVSFELRCRHASRDVHSGNFGGVVPNPIWTLVHLLGTMKNAAGEITIAGLHDDIEAPTNEELAAIEALPLDVDAVKHSLGLSRLDAPADRAFYERLCFRPTLTINGFHGGYGGPGSKTVLPNEAFVKCDIRLVEAQDPQDILRKVAAHVAEHAPEVEFIAADAGMQPSKTPIASSFTAPLRRAFVAAQGIEPLLIPAGFGSLPGYVFTKILGIPAFVTPYANPDEANHAPNENLTLDCFYSGLRTGAALLHELGQLEEP; encoded by the coding sequence ATGGCTTCTTCCGACACACTGGCCGCGGTCTTCGCGCATATCGAAGCGAACCGCAGCGCCTTCCTCGATCGCCTGCTCGCCTATCTGCGCCATCCCAGCATCAGCGCCGAGAATATCGGCATCGCCGAAGTCGGCGCGTTGCTGGTCGAGATGCTGACGACGATCGGGCTTGAGACCAACCTGGTGCCGACCGACGGGCATCCCATGGTCGTCGCGCGCTGGCAGAAAGCGCCGGGCAAGCCGACGGTGCTGCTCTACGGCCATTACGACGTGCAGCCGCCGGACCCGCTCGACAAATGGCTCTCTCCGCCCTTCGAGCCGACGATCCGCGACGGGCGGATCTATGCGCGCGGCGTCGGCGACAACAAGGGCCAGCACTTCGCCCAGATCCTCGCGATCGAATCCCATCTCGCAGTGCACGGCACCTTGCCCTGCAACGTCATCCTGTTGCTGGAGGGCGAAGAGGAGATCGGCAGCCCGAACATCGCCGGCTTCGTCCAGGCCAACAAGGCGATGCTCGCGGCCGACCTCGCCGTCACCGCCGACGGGCCGCGCCATGCCAGCGGCGCGGCCGCGATCAAGTTCGGCTCGCGCGGCGTGGTCTCCTTCGAATTGCGCTGCCGCCATGCCAGCCGCGATGTGCATTCCGGCAATTTCGGCGGCGTCGTGCCGAACCCGATCTGGACGCTGGTGCATCTGCTCGGCACCATGAAGAACGCCGCCGGCGAGATCACCATTGCCGGCCTGCATGACGACATTGAAGCGCCGACGAACGAAGAGCTCGCCGCGATCGAGGCCCTGCCGCTCGATGTCGACGCAGTCAAACACAGCCTCGGCCTAAGCAGGCTCGATGCGCCAGCCGACCGGGCCTTCTACGAGCGCCTCTGCTTCCGGCCGACACTGACCATCAACGGCTTCCATGGCGGCTATGGCGGCCCCGGCTCCAAGACGGTCTTGCCCAACGAAGCCTTCGTGAAATGCGACATCCGCCTCGTCGAGGCACAGGATCCGCAGGACATCCTGCGCAAGGTCGCGGCGCATGTGGCCGAGCATGCACCGGAGGTCGAGTTCATCGCCGCCGATGCGGGCATGCAGCCCTCGAAGACGCCGATCGCCTCGTCCTTCACCGCGCCGTTGCGCCGGGCCTTCGTCGCGGCGCAGGGCATCGAGCCGCTGCTGATCCCGGCCGGATTCGGCAGCCTGCCCGGCTATGTCTTCACAAAAATCCTCGGCATCCCCGCCTTCGTCACGCCCTACGCCAATCCGGACGAGGCGAATCACGCTCCGAACGAGAACCTGACGCTCGACTGCTTCTATAGCGGGCTTCGCACCGGTGCGGCGCTGCTGCACGAGCTTGGCCAGCTGGAAGAGCCCTGA
- a CDS encoding replication-associated recombination protein A: protein MSDLFAVSGLDKSGPRPLADRVRPTTLGEVSGQDHLTGEDGVLTRLIASGSLGSLIFWGPPGTGKTTVARLLAGQTDLGFEQISAIFSGVADLKKAFDAARGRRLGGRGTLLFVDEIHRFNRAQQDAFLPVMEDGTITLVGATTENPSFALNAALLSRARVLTFKALDEGALLFMLGRAEALENRELPLTPEARLALARFADGDGRAVLTLAEETWRAAKPGEIFDEAGLSEVIQRRAPIYDKAQDGHYNLISALHKTIRGSDPDAALYYFARMLDAGEDPRFLARRLVRMAVEDIGLADPQALVHARAAAETYEQLGSPEGELALANTVIYLATAPKSNAAYVAYKAAMRTAKQAGSLTPPKTILNAPTKLMKEEGYGADYAYDHDAPDAFSGQNYWPDALGRQRFYDPPERGFEREIRKRLEYWEKLRQERGE, encoded by the coding sequence ATGAGCGACCTCTTCGCCGTATCCGGCCTCGATAAATCCGGTCCGCGCCCCCTCGCTGACCGGGTGCGGCCGACGACGCTCGGCGAGGTCTCCGGCCAGGATCACCTGACCGGCGAGGACGGCGTGCTGACCCGGCTGATCGCCTCGGGCTCGCTCGGCAGCCTGATCTTCTGGGGCCCGCCCGGCACCGGCAAGACCACGGTGGCGCGCCTGCTCGCGGGGCAGACCGATCTCGGTTTCGAGCAGATCAGCGCGATCTTCTCGGGGGTCGCCGACCTGAAGAAGGCCTTCGACGCCGCCCGCGGCCGCCGGCTCGGCGGTCGGGGCACCTTGCTGTTCGTCGACGAGATCCACCGCTTCAACCGGGCCCAGCAGGACGCCTTCCTGCCGGTGATGGAGGACGGCACGATCACGCTGGTCGGCGCCACCACCGAGAACCCGTCCTTCGCGCTCAATGCGGCGCTGCTCTCGCGCGCCCGCGTCCTGACCTTCAAGGCGCTCGACGAAGGCGCGCTGCTCTTCATGCTCGGCCGGGCCGAGGCGCTGGAGAATCGCGAGTTGCCGCTGACGCCGGAGGCGCGGCTCGCTTTGGCACGCTTCGCCGATGGCGACGGGCGGGCGGTGCTGACCCTGGCGGAGGAGACCTGGCGCGCCGCCAAGCCGGGCGAGATCTTCGACGAAGCCGGTCTTTCCGAGGTGATCCAGCGCCGCGCGCCGATCTACGACAAGGCGCAGGACGGCCACTACAACCTGATCTCGGCGCTGCACAAGACGATCCGCGGCTCCGATCCCGACGCGGCGCTCTACTATTTCGCCCGCATGCTCGATGCCGGCGAGGATCCGCGCTTCCTGGCGCGGCGGCTGGTGCGGATGGCGGTCGAGGATATCGGCCTCGCCGACCCGCAGGCGCTGGTGCATGCCCGCGCCGCGGCCGAGACCTATGAGCAGCTCGGCTCGCCCGAGGGCGAGCTCGCCTTGGCCAATACGGTGATTTATCTCGCCACCGCGCCGAAATCGAACGCGGCCTATGTCGCCTACAAGGCGGCGATGCGCACAGCCAAGCAGGCGGGCTCGCTGACGCCGCCCAAGACCATCCTGAACGCGCCGACCAAGCTGATGAAGGAAGAGGGCTACGGCGCTGATTACGCCTATGATCATGACGCGCCCGACGCCTTTTCCGGCCAGAACTACTGGCCCGACGCACTCGGCCGCCAGCGCTTCTACGATCCGCCGGAGCGCGGCTTCGAACGCGAGATCAGAAAGCGGCTGGAATACTGGGAGAAGCTCCGGCAGGAGCGCGGGGAGTAG
- a CDS encoding tripartite tricarboxylate transporter substrate-binding protein — MKRAALAVLAAIAVLPAQAQDKYPSKPINMLVPFAAGGSSDVIARLVGEEMAQVLGQRIVMENMGGAGGATALTRAARAEPDGYTIVIGNSGTNAASYTIYNDLKYTPADFVPIGLVAKTSPMIALKLDFPAKDLKEFLAYAKANPGKLSLGHAGVGSSNYLICRNFLKASGLDVALVSYRGAGPALNDLMGGQIDGVCDAATSLSGAVQGNKVKALVVATPQRLPSLPDVPTSAEAGLPAFQAQGWNAIFAPKGTPQPVIDRLNQALRTALSSEKLHGRFKELSSVLPSSDEMSPEFVAKMVPAEIEKYKVLLSDAK; from the coding sequence ATGAAGCGCGCTGCTCTGGCCGTTCTCGCCGCGATCGCCGTCCTGCCGGCACAGGCCCAGGACAAGTATCCGTCGAAGCCGATCAACATGCTGGTGCCGTTCGCGGCCGGCGGCTCCTCCGACGTGATCGCGCGCCTGGTCGGCGAGGAAATGGCGCAGGTTCTCGGCCAGCGCATCGTGATGGAGAACATGGGCGGGGCGGGCGGCGCGACCGCCTTGACGCGGGCGGCGAGGGCCGAGCCCGACGGCTACACCATCGTGATCGGCAACAGCGGCACCAATGCCGCCTCCTACACGATCTACAACGACCTCAAATACACGCCCGCCGATTTCGTGCCGATCGGCCTCGTCGCCAAGACCTCGCCGATGATCGCGCTGAAGCTCGACTTCCCGGCCAAGGACCTCAAGGAGTTCCTCGCCTACGCCAAGGCCAATCCCGGCAAGCTCAGCCTCGGCCATGCCGGCGTCGGCTCGTCGAACTATCTGATCTGCCGCAACTTCCTGAAGGCGTCCGGCCTCGACGTGGCGCTGGTGAGCTATCGCGGCGCGGGGCCGGCGCTGAACGACCTGATGGGTGGCCAGATCGACGGTGTCTGCGATGCCGCGACCTCGCTCTCCGGCGCGGTCCAGGGCAACAAGGTCAAGGCGCTGGTGGTGGCGACGCCGCAGCGCCTGCCGAGCCTGCCTGATGTGCCGACCTCGGCCGAGGCCGGGCTGCCGGCGTTCCAGGCGCAGGGCTGGAATGCGATCTTCGCGCCGAAGGGCACGCCGCAGCCGGTGATCGACCGACTGAACCAGGCACTGCGCACCGCGCTTTCCAGCGAGAAGCTGCATGGGCGCTTCAAGGAGCTCTCCTCGGTGCTGCCTTCGAGCGACGAGATGTCGCCGGAGTTCGTCGCCAAGATGGTCCCGGCCGAGATCGAGAAGTACAAGGTGCTGCTCAGCGACGCCAAATAG
- a CDS encoding TetR/AcrR family transcriptional regulator, with protein MSQATLDRSERKRGTVLDAATTLFLSKGYDGTTMDEVAALAAVSKPTLYRYFADKERLYAAIVAATTDDIDGLLRLVAEELAASDDPREGLGRLADKFLIALMQPDLLRLRRLVIANAERFPEVGQGWFSRGFERVLETFSAAFQRYAATGRLRIDDPLLAANHFAGLLLWIPLNRAMFSGNCDSDPAELARYADAAVEAFLRGYGTETSR; from the coding sequence ATGTCGCAAGCCACTCTCGACCGCTCCGAGCGCAAGCGCGGCACCGTCCTCGATGCGGCGACGACTCTCTTCCTGAGCAAGGGCTATGACGGCACCACCATGGACGAGGTGGCGGCGCTTGCGGCTGTGTCGAAGCCGACGCTCTACCGCTATTTCGCCGACAAGGAGCGGCTCTACGCTGCAATCGTCGCCGCGACCACGGACGATATCGATGGGCTGCTGCGGCTGGTGGCCGAGGAGCTCGCCGCCTCCGATGATCCCAGGGAGGGGCTGGGGCGGCTCGCCGACAAGTTTCTGATCGCGCTGATGCAGCCGGACCTGCTGCGCCTGCGCCGGCTGGTGATCGCCAATGCCGAGCGCTTTCCAGAGGTCGGGCAGGGCTGGTTCTCGCGCGGCTTCGAACGCGTGCTGGAGACGTTCTCCGCCGCCTTCCAGCGCTACGCTGCGACAGGTCGGTTGCGGATCGACGATCCGCTGCTGGCGGCCAATCACTTCGCCGGGCTGCTGCTGTGGATCCCGCTGAACCGCGCCATGTTCAGCGGCAATTGCGACAGCGACCCTGCCGAGCTTGCCCGCTATGCCGACGCTGCCGTCGAGGCGTTCCTGCGGGGCTATGGTACGGAAACGTCGCGCTGA
- the crcB gene encoding fluoride efflux transporter CrcB, which produces MLSTALVFLGAGIGGVLRHGVNLVSLKWLGASFPYGTMAINILGSGVMGLVAGFLAFKAGEDWTQNARLFLATGILGGFTTFSAFSLDAMLLWERGEMMLAAFYVLGSVALSLVALVAGLSIVRGLT; this is translated from the coding sequence ATGCTTTCCACCGCTCTCGTCTTTCTCGGCGCCGGCATCGGCGGCGTGCTCCGGCACGGCGTCAACCTCGTCTCGCTGAAATGGCTCGGCGCCTCGTTCCCCTATGGCACGATGGCGATCAACATCCTCGGTTCCGGGGTGATGGGCCTCGTCGCCGGCTTCCTCGCCTTCAAGGCCGGCGAGGACTGGACGCAGAATGCCCGGCTCTTCCTCGCCACCGGCATTTTGGGCGGCTTCACCACCTTCTCGGCCTTTTCGCTGGACGCCATGCTGCTCTGGGAGCGCGGCGAGATGATGCTGGCCGCGTTCTACGTGCTCGGCTCGGTCGCCCTCTCGCTCGTGGCGCTGGTCGCGGGATTGTCCATCGTGCGGGGGCTGACATGA
- a CDS encoding DUF998 domain-containing protein has protein sequence MQTASPQHLDRALLACGVATTPVFYALAALQLALRPGHDIRTQPISFLALGELGWIQVANFLLTGALALAGAIGLRRALNGQRGGTAGPILAGLYGLGMIGAGLFGPDPLPAPGQAPQMSVIGAFHMVAFLVSFLSLIAACFVLARRFSAVGKRGWALYSIASALLAPALVAAGMASPSWAGVIVGGAGLVLFGWFSLIALEVRGEASSSLVLPPQAPDAA, from the coding sequence ATGCAAACCGCTTCGCCCCAACATCTCGATCGCGCCCTCCTCGCCTGCGGTGTGGCGACGACACCTGTGTTCTACGCGCTCGCCGCCCTGCAGCTGGCGTTGAGGCCGGGCCATGACATCCGCACCCAGCCCATCAGCTTCCTGGCCCTCGGTGAGCTCGGCTGGATCCAGGTCGCGAATTTCCTGCTGACCGGCGCCCTGGCGCTCGCCGGCGCGATCGGTCTGCGCCGGGCCTTGAACGGCCAGCGCGGCGGCACGGCAGGCCCGATTCTCGCCGGTCTCTACGGCCTCGGCATGATCGGCGCCGGTCTGTTCGGGCCCGATCCCCTCCCCGCTCCCGGCCAGGCACCGCAGATGAGCGTCATCGGCGCCTTCCACATGGTCGCCTTCCTCGTCTCGTTCCTGTCGCTGATCGCGGCCTGCTTCGTCCTGGCACGCCGCTTCAGCGCCGTCGGCAAGCGCGGCTGGGCGCTCTACAGCATCGCCTCGGCGCTGCTGGCTCCGGCGCTCGTCGCGGCGGGCATGGCGAGCCCGAGCTGGGCGGGTGTGATCGTCGGCGGCGCCGGTCTCGTGCTCTTCGGCTGGTTCTCGCTCATCGCCCTGGAAGTCCGCGGCGAAGCCTCGTCCTCTCTGGTCCTCCCGCCTCAAGCGCCTGACGCGGCCTGA
- a CDS encoding HAD-IA family hydrolase has protein sequence MDLIIFDLDGTLVNSEAIILGAQYETFARCGRPHPGREAGLGVIGLTLDIALMRVAGLTEPDDALTQTYREVFNGMRQRAETDPALAEPLFPGVVELLAGLSQRPATVLGIATGKSRRGADYIVERHAWSDLFKTIQTADDAISKPHPEMILRAMAETGAKPERTLMVGDSTFDMEMAVAAGVTPVAVSWGFQPVAALQAAGARHVIEACAELTGIVDRLAVAEPV, from the coding sequence ATGGATCTCATCATCTTCGATCTCGACGGCACGCTGGTCAATTCCGAGGCGATTATCCTCGGCGCGCAATACGAGACCTTCGCGCGCTGTGGCCGACCGCACCCTGGCCGTGAGGCTGGGCTCGGCGTCATCGGATTGACCCTCGACATCGCGCTGATGCGGGTCGCCGGGCTCACCGAGCCGGACGACGCGCTGACGCAGACCTATCGCGAGGTTTTCAACGGCATGCGGCAGCGGGCGGAGACCGACCCGGCTTTGGCCGAGCCGCTCTTCCCCGGTGTGGTGGAGCTGCTGGCGGGGCTGTCGCAGCGGCCTGCCACCGTGCTCGGCATCGCCACCGGCAAGTCGCGCCGCGGCGCCGACTACATCGTCGAGCGTCATGCCTGGAGCGACCTGTTCAAGACGATCCAGACCGCGGATGATGCGATCTCGAAGCCGCACCCGGAAATGATCCTGCGGGCGATGGCCGAAACCGGCGCCAAGCCAGAGCGGACGCTGATGGTCGGCGACAGCACCTTCGACATGGAGATGGCGGTGGCGGCCGGCGTGACCCCGGTCGCGGTCTCCTGGGGCTTCCAGCCAGTCGCTGCGCTGCAGGCGGCCGGCGCGCGGCATGTGATCGAAGCTTGCGCCGAGCTGACCGGGATCGTCGACCGGCTGGCGGTGGCCGAGCCGGTCTGA
- a CDS encoding DegQ family serine endoprotease, with protein MRRSIVPNRSQLVALTLGLALSAGASTLALAQARQVPEARQQITLSFAPVVQKTAPSVVNVYGARVERRPQNPFMDDPFFRRFFGDGGFGLPREQVQRSLGSGVIVDAGAGLVVTNNHVIEGMTEVKVALADKREYEATILLRDPRTDLAVLKLKGAKDLAAIELGDSDALQIGDLVLAIGNPFGVGQTVTQGIVSALARTQVGVGDAQSFIQTDAAINPGNSGGALVDMQGRLTGINTAIFSKSGGSVGIGFAIPSAMVRVVVDSAKTGATTVRRAWFGARLQALTQDVADGLGLDRPAGSVVASVVDSGPAAEGGLKRSDVILAIDGVGVDDPESFGYRFATRPIGSTTQLTVLRGGKRITVPVKLMPAPETRPREPVKVAGRSPFTGLTVLNLSPAVAEELSIDLSTEGVVVGNIEEGSPAARVGFQKGDLILAINGERINASREIELATRERKRSWEVTISRGGQTVTSTFGG; from the coding sequence ATGCGCCGTTCCATCGTGCCGAATCGTAGTCAGCTTGTCGCCCTGACCCTCGGCCTTGCTCTGTCCGCGGGCGCTTCGACGCTGGCCCTCGCCCAGGCCCGGCAAGTGCCGGAGGCGCGCCAGCAGATCACGCTGTCCTTCGCGCCGGTGGTGCAGAAGACCGCGCCCTCGGTCGTCAACGTCTATGGCGCGCGCGTTGAGCGGCGGCCACAGAACCCGTTCATGGACGATCCGTTCTTCCGCCGCTTCTTCGGTGATGGCGGCTTCGGCCTGCCGCGCGAGCAGGTGCAGCGCTCGCTCGGCTCGGGCGTGATCGTCGATGCCGGCGCGGGGCTCGTCGTCACTAACAACCACGTCATCGAGGGGATGACCGAGGTCAAGGTGGCGCTGGCCGACAAGCGCGAATACGAGGCGACGATCCTGCTGCGCGATCCGCGCACGGATCTCGCCGTGCTCAAGCTCAAGGGCGCCAAGGACCTCGCAGCGATCGAGCTCGGCGATTCCGACGCGCTGCAGATCGGCGATCTCGTGCTGGCGATCGGCAACCCGTTCGGCGTCGGCCAGACGGTGACGCAAGGCATCGTCTCGGCGCTGGCCCGCACTCAAGTGGGCGTCGGCGACGCCCAGTCCTTCATCCAGACCGACGCCGCGATCAACCCCGGCAATTCCGGCGGCGCGCTGGTCGACATGCAGGGCCGGCTCACCGGCATCAACACCGCGATCTTCTCGAAGTCGGGCGGCAGCGTCGGCATCGGCTTCGCCATTCCCTCGGCCATGGTCCGCGTCGTCGTCGACAGCGCCAAGACGGGGGCGACGACGGTCCGCCGGGCCTGGTTCGGGGCGCGGCTGCAGGCGCTGACCCAGGATGTCGCCGACGGGCTCGGGCTCGACCGGCCGGCCGGCTCGGTCGTCGCCAGCGTCGTCGACTCCGGGCCTGCGGCCGAAGGCGGCCTCAAGCGCTCGGACGTGATCCTCGCCATCGATGGTGTCGGCGTCGACGATCCCGAGAGCTTCGGCTATCGCTTCGCCACGCGGCCGATCGGCAGCACCACGCAGCTCACCGTGCTCCGCGGCGGCAAGCGCATCACCGTCCCCGTCAAGCTGATGCCGGCGCCGGAGACGCGCCCGCGCGAGCCGGTCAAGGTCGCCGGCCGCTCGCCCTTCACGGGTCTTACCGTGCTGAACCTGTCGCCTGCGGTGGCCGAGGAGCTCTCGATCGACCTCTCGACCGAGGGCGTCGTCGTCGGCAATATCGAGGAGGGCAGCCCGGCCGCGCGCGTCGGCTTCCAGAAGGGCGATCTCATCCTCGCCATCAATGGCGAGCGCATCAACGCCTCGCGCGAGATCGAGCTCGCGACGCGCGAGCGCAAGCGCTCCTGGGAGGTGACGATCTCGCGGGGCGGCCAGACGGTCACCTCGACATTCGGCGGGTGA
- a CDS encoding RluA family pseudouridine synthase, translated as MRTGGKGTGGKGAGAPPRGNGPKRGGRPPASGAPKGKRPSHDARRSARARPRPAEDEVVRTEPTRDPKPHHPTPRAAGPRTPAPRKPATRKPPITDAPMRAEVKAVTAEVLATGVQQLVVTPDENEMRIDRFLEARFPQLSFSHIQRIVRKGELRVNGKRADSKDRLEAGQTVRIPPLKLEQAAERPRSAKADGDTIGFLRSITLYEDDDVIVLNKPAGLAVQGGSGTTRHVDGMLDALTGKDGQKPRLVHRLDKDTAGCLVIAKSRFAAATLAKTFRSRSARKVYWALVAGVPRVRQGRISTYLAREEAYDGDQRMAVAQHGDDGAMHAVTYYAVVETAAQKLAWLSLKPVTGRTHQLRAHAAHIGHPIVGDPKYFNIQNWELPGGIQNKLHLLARRIVLPHPRGKGTIDVSAPLPPHMRQSWNLLGFEDAPYDPIVDAPDE; from the coding sequence ATGAGAACCGGCGGCAAGGGAACTGGCGGGAAAGGAGCAGGGGCTCCTCCGCGAGGCAACGGCCCCAAGCGCGGCGGCAGGCCGCCTGCCTCAGGCGCGCCGAAGGGCAAGCGCCCGAGCCATGATGCGCGCCGCTCGGCCCGCGCCAGGCCGCGTCCGGCGGAGGACGAGGTCGTGCGCACCGAGCCGACGCGCGACCCGAAACCACATCATCCGACGCCGAGGGCCGCAGGTCCGCGCACGCCTGCACCGCGCAAGCCCGCGACACGCAAGCCACCGATCACGGATGCGCCGATGCGCGCCGAGGTCAAGGCCGTGACCGCCGAAGTGCTCGCGACCGGCGTGCAGCAGCTCGTGGTAACGCCGGACGAGAACGAGATGCGGATCGACCGCTTCCTCGAAGCACGTTTTCCGCAGCTCTCCTTCAGCCATATCCAGCGCATCGTCCGGAAAGGCGAACTGCGCGTCAACGGCAAGCGCGCCGACAGCAAGGACCGGCTCGAGGCCGGCCAGACCGTACGCATCCCGCCGCTCAAGCTGGAGCAGGCGGCAGAGCGGCCGCGCTCGGCCAAGGCCGATGGCGACACGATCGGCTTCCTGCGCTCGATCACGCTCTACGAGGACGACGACGTCATCGTCCTCAACAAGCCGGCGGGGCTGGCTGTGCAAGGCGGCTCCGGCACGACGAGGCATGTCGACGGCATGCTCGATGCCCTCACCGGCAAGGACGGGCAGAAGCCGCGCCTCGTGCACCGGCTTGACAAGGACACGGCCGGCTGCCTCGTCATCGCCAAGTCGCGCTTTGCCGCGGCGACTTTGGCCAAGACCTTCCGCTCACGCTCCGCCCGCAAGGTCTATTGGGCGCTGGTCGCCGGCGTGCCGCGCGTCCGCCAGGGCCGGATCTCGACCTATCTCGCCCGCGAGGAGGCCTATGACGGCGACCAGCGCATGGCCGTCGCTCAGCATGGCGACGATGGCGCCATGCATGCGGTGACCTATTACGCGGTGGTCGAGACCGCGGCGCAGAAGCTCGCCTGGCTCTCGCTCAAGCCGGTGACCGGGCGCACCCACCAATTGCGCGCCCACGCCGCCCATATCGGCCATCCGATCGTCGGTGATCCCAAATACTTCAACATCCAGAACTGGGAGCTGCCCGGCGGCATCCAGAACAAGCTGCACCTCCTGGCGCGGCGGATCGTGCTGCCGCATCCGCGCGGCAAGGGCACGATCGACGTCAGCGCGCCGCTGCCGCCGCATATGCGCCAGAGCTGGAACCTGCTCGGCTTCGAGGATGCGCCCTACGATCCGATCGTCGACGCGCCGGACGAATAG